A window of Rhododendron vialii isolate Sample 1 chromosome 11a, ASM3025357v1 contains these coding sequences:
- the LOC131307748 gene encoding protein trichome birefringence-like 13 isoform X2 has translation MVGGQPTGMAMCWSLLGIKIVTELMLIFQKENGHKLLVSMISSSSTQDTVTLGLPVTPPLPAAVGLDSILKYMVEKLFSLISNGTNVEVQMVNLHLSMALNGSAFNILDLTHMSEFRADVNSSSPSAVGKKHDNCMHWCLPGVTDTWRITCL, from the exons GTGGTCAGCCAACAGGAATGGCGATGTGCTGGAGTCTTTTGGGTATAAAGATTGTTACAGAGTTGATGTTGATATTCCAGAAGGAAAATGGGCACAAGCTTTTAGTATCCATGATATCCTCATCTTCAACACAGGACACTGTCACACTG ggtcTACCTGTGACGCCTCCATTGCCTGCTGCTGTTGGCCTCGATAGCATTCTAAAGTATATG gttgaaAAACTTTTCTCCCTGATAAGTAACGGAACAAATGTGGAGGTGCAGATGGTGAACCTGCATTTGTCCATGGCCCTCAATGGCTCTGCATTCAATATATTGGACCTAACCCACATGTCTGAGTTCAGAGCAGATGTCAATTCATCTTCGCCTTCAGCTGTTGGAAAGAAACATGACAATTGTATGCACTGGTGCTTACCGGGTGTTACAGATACTTGGAGAATTACTTGTTTATAG
- the LOC131307748 gene encoding protein trichome birefringence-like 13 isoform X1: MSYHRMNLLVRYGGQPTGMAMCWSLLGIKIVTELMLIFQKENGHKLLVSMISSSSTQDTVTLGLPVTPPLPAAVGLDSILKYMVEKLFSLISNGTNVEVQMVNLHLSMALNGSAFNILDLTHMSEFRADVNSSSPSAVGKKHDNCMHWCLPGVTDTWRITCL, encoded by the exons GTGGTCAGCCAACAGGAATGGCGATGTGCTGGAGTCTTTTGGGTATAAAGATTGTTACAGAGTTGATGTTGATATTCCAGAAGGAAAATGGGCACAAGCTTTTAGTATCCATGATATCCTCATCTTCAACACAGGACACTGTCACACTG ggtcTACCTGTGACGCCTCCATTGCCTGCTGCTGTTGGCCTCGATAGCATTCTAAAGTATATG gttgaaAAACTTTTCTCCCTGATAAGTAACGGAACAAATGTGGAGGTGCAGATGGTGAACCTGCATTTGTCCATGGCCCTCAATGGCTCTGCATTCAATATATTGGACCTAACCCACATGTCTGAGTTCAGAGCAGATGTCAATTCATCTTCGCCTTCAGCTGTTGGAAAGAAACATGACAATTGTATGCACTGGTGCTTACCGGGTGTTACAGATACTTGGAGAATTACTTGTTTATAG